Proteins encoded in a region of the Mucilaginibacter sabulilitoris genome:
- a CDS encoding Ig-like domain-containing protein, which produces MYKYLLILLFVLVSQTVFGKDCTLQVTVSSSGTSICSGTSVVLTANASGGIGPYTYIWNTGENTSSISVNKAGTYTVTVSDKTPGCQPVKKSISVTSIITPNAPTASSQTVCPNTSAKLVATGPGGSYQWYDAPEEGNFLASGNTYQTPLITETTTFYVQTTVSQCTSPRTAVTVNVTGRPSVTGATLCAGGVATLSASGGDSYTWYDAPSNGNQVGTGATFVTPVLFASKVYYVVAIIKGCTSVATAVTAKVTPPPQAPVANGTTTCTGSVVSLHADAPDGVFDWFDVPTGGTSLISSPDYTTPPLTANTTYYVQTTVDNCQSSRTPVHIIVTAPPQPPAAQTVGICSGNKVTLTADPSPTGTYAWYDQQTGGTLLANGVNFQTPVLTGSTTYYVQHMNAGCSSDRAAINVTVNPLPSPPVAAEPVICPGSVATLTATSTGGGTFQWYSLPTGGTLLSSDAVYVTPALTADATYYVQTTESGCASARRAIKVTVLPALPAPTVPATSVCSGNSVTLTASGSPGDYEWYDAATGGNLLVTGSVFVTPELTTVQTYYVQSTANNCTSARTPVTVNITPLPSAPTVSGTSVCLGSSANLTASSPDGIIRWYDAPTGGTLLASGNTFSTPPLVAAKTYYAQTVNGPCVSARIPVPVTIIIINDPQFEYSSGTFCTAGGNPTPVIHNPAGGTFSATPAGLAFVSTTTGQINVGASTPGKYTVIFTYGGSCPGTSSADINIISTATPTPNAQFNYDGPFCQGNPDPKPVFAAGASAGVFSSDSPDLVFRNKETGQINLDDSKAGTYTITNNIFATAGCASGTFSRQVTIGERAIVNAGPDQNVVSGTPVQLAGSIGGSASSARWSAAAGSFSDRDALNAVYTPAPGATTVTLTLTTNNPSGVCGPASSTVNIYISAVPAAPTAANSSVCLGNPATLIATAPGGTYRWFDASNGGNELFTGPIFKTPPITATAIYYVQVTKNGLTSARTPVTVNITLTPAAPQVDAPPVCQGNSATLTASGSTGTYTWFDDPLGSIVLSHNAVYNTPALTGNHTYYVQTTVNGCTSEIKPVPVVVGQAPHIISSSGDIVCSGTALNYTINTDISTPAITYIWSRAAVPGISNPPSTGTSATISETLMNTDNTPVTVKYIITAASNGCSGPPFTYEVKVNPLPVVTNNPTASTCNDTPHNFTIAFSPDNGGVSATWSRAAVAGISNAAVSGQTAAVIKEVLHNTTVAPVDVTYVFNYKTANCIGTPFNLVMTVKPEVSITSEPTGGACSGASVNYSIKSNIESAAFTWSREVVTNISNPAVSNQTSSTIDEKLINTSTIPVKVTYNIVPTAFGCTGDAFTYVVTVNPQPAKPVANSNSPVCVGNTIQLRTPTVAKASYMWTGPNGYTSTAQNPDINNATTANNGTYNLYVTVNDCTSPAAPADVKVNELPHADAGPDLTKCIITTAIPLQGSVTGGTNTGIWTAPETGGTFLPSSDDLHAQYIPSTQDKAAGTVTLTLSSTSKDNCAISTDEMTINFKPSPATDAGDDRQVCMQDESVKLEGQVFIPGGATWKTSGTGTFSPSESQPDAFYIPSAADKQSGSVKLTLTANVTGVCDIPSDEMTIKFIPPPTLNAGGTRYVLRDKTITLTPTVSDENVQYLWTPATGLSSNTVKNPVLTGDVDRTYTLQVTDSRGCVTTDQTFVKVSPVLIVPNTFTPNGDGFNDFWDIRGLVAYQDAVIDVFNRYGQPLFHSVGYPKAWEGTYNGQPVPAGTYYYKINTNVNGQVLSGYVVVMR; this is translated from the coding sequence ATGTATAAATATTTACTGATATTATTATTTGTACTGGTATCCCAAACAGTATTTGGCAAGGATTGTACACTGCAAGTAACTGTGTCATCATCGGGCACTTCTATATGCTCAGGAACCAGTGTTGTTTTAACCGCTAACGCATCCGGAGGTATCGGCCCTTACACTTACATTTGGAATACCGGAGAAAATACGTCGTCAATAAGCGTAAATAAAGCGGGTACCTATACCGTAACTGTAAGTGATAAAACACCCGGCTGCCAACCGGTAAAAAAAAGCATTAGTGTAACATCTATAATTACACCTAATGCGCCCACCGCTTCAAGCCAAACTGTTTGTCCAAATACTTCCGCAAAGCTTGTAGCCACGGGCCCCGGGGGCAGTTATCAGTGGTACGATGCACCTGAGGAGGGCAATTTTTTGGCAAGCGGCAATACTTATCAAACACCCCTTATTACAGAAACCACTACCTTTTATGTACAAACGACAGTTTCGCAATGTACCAGCCCAAGAACTGCTGTAACCGTTAATGTTACAGGCCGGCCATCTGTTACCGGTGCTACTTTATGTGCGGGCGGTGTAGCCACGCTGTCTGCATCAGGGGGTGATAGTTATACATGGTACGATGCCCCATCAAATGGTAACCAGGTTGGTACAGGTGCAACGTTTGTAACACCTGTGCTGTTTGCCTCTAAAGTTTATTATGTAGTGGCCATTATAAAAGGTTGTACCAGTGTAGCCACAGCGGTAACGGCTAAAGTGACACCACCTCCGCAGGCGCCTGTTGCAAATGGTACTACTACCTGTACAGGATCGGTAGTTAGTTTACATGCCGACGCGCCCGACGGCGTATTTGATTGGTTTGATGTTCCAACCGGCGGAACGTCCTTAATTTCAAGTCCCGATTATACAACACCTCCACTAACCGCAAATACTACTTACTATGTGCAAACAACGGTAGATAATTGTCAGAGCAGTCGTACTCCGGTACACATTATCGTAACTGCTCCGCCACAACCTCCCGCTGCTCAAACAGTTGGTATATGCAGCGGCAATAAAGTTACGCTAACGGCAGACCCTTCGCCTACCGGAACTTATGCTTGGTATGACCAGCAAACCGGCGGCACTTTGCTGGCAAATGGTGTTAATTTTCAAACCCCTGTGCTTACCGGTTCAACAACTTATTACGTACAGCACATGAATGCAGGCTGCAGCAGCGACCGTGCTGCAATAAATGTTACCGTAAACCCGCTGCCATCGCCTCCTGTGGCAGCCGAACCAGTTATTTGCCCGGGATCTGTAGCTACTTTAACTGCTACATCTACAGGCGGCGGAACTTTTCAATGGTATAGTTTACCAACGGGGGGGACATTGCTTTCGTCTGATGCTGTTTATGTAACACCTGCATTAACGGCCGATGCTACTTATTATGTTCAAACTACCGAATCGGGCTGTGCGAGCGCCAGGAGAGCCATAAAGGTGACTGTTCTGCCAGCTTTACCCGCGCCAACAGTCCCGGCAACCAGCGTATGTTCTGGTAATTCGGTAACACTCACAGCGTCAGGATCGCCCGGTGATTATGAATGGTACGATGCAGCTACAGGCGGTAATTTATTAGTTACCGGTTCTGTATTCGTTACACCTGAATTAACAACGGTGCAAACTTATTATGTACAAAGTACCGCTAATAATTGTACAAGTGCGCGCACACCTGTAACGGTAAACATTACACCTTTACCATCGGCACCAACAGTCAGCGGAACTTCCGTATGCCTAGGTTCATCAGCCAACTTAACGGCCAGTTCTCCAGATGGTATTATTCGATGGTATGATGCACCTACAGGCGGTACCTTGCTGGCTTCAGGTAATACATTTTCCACACCACCTTTAGTTGCGGCTAAAACTTATTACGCGCAAACGGTAAATGGCCCATGCGTAAGTGCCCGTATACCGGTGCCGGTGACAATTATAATCATTAATGACCCACAGTTTGAATATAGTTCAGGCACGTTCTGCACAGCAGGAGGAAATCCTACCCCCGTTATTCATAATCCGGCAGGTGGAACTTTCAGCGCCACACCTGCCGGGTTGGCTTTTGTAAGCACCACAACCGGCCAGATAAATGTTGGTGCAAGCACGCCGGGAAAATACACGGTGATTTTTACTTACGGGGGTAGTTGCCCTGGTACAAGCAGCGCCGACATAAATATCATATCAACAGCTACACCAACACCTAACGCGCAATTCAATTATGACGGGCCGTTTTGCCAGGGTAACCCTGACCCTAAACCCGTTTTCGCTGCTGGAGCAAGCGCGGGTGTATTCAGTTCCGATTCGCCGGATTTGGTTTTCAGAAATAAAGAAACAGGGCAAATCAACCTGGATGATAGTAAAGCCGGTACATATACAATAACCAATAACATTTTTGCCACCGCCGGTTGTGCTTCAGGCACATTCAGCAGGCAAGTAACTATTGGCGAACGGGCCATAGTTAACGCCGGGCCCGACCAAAATGTGGTCAGTGGTACACCTGTTCAGTTAGCCGGCAGTATTGGCGGCAGCGCTTCATCTGCGCGGTGGTCAGCAGCAGCTGGCTCTTTTTCAGATCGTGACGCCTTAAATGCTGTTTATACACCGGCTCCGGGAGCAACTACGGTTACACTTACTTTAACAACCAATAATCCATCAGGGGTATGCGGGCCTGCGTCGTCTACTGTTAATATCTACATTTCTGCTGTGCCCGCTGCGCCAACGGCTGCAAATTCATCTGTTTGTTTGGGCAATCCCGCTACCTTAATAGCAACTGCGCCCGGCGGTACTTACAGATGGTTTGATGCCTCCAATGGAGGCAATGAGCTCTTTACAGGACCAATATTTAAAACGCCGCCTATAACCGCAACCGCCATTTATTATGTGCAGGTAACCAAAAATGGTTTAACCAGTGCCCGTACACCGGTAACGGTGAATATTACTCTAACACCCGCAGCGCCGCAGGTTGATGCACCGCCTGTTTGCCAGGGTAATTCGGCTACGCTTACGGCAAGTGGTTCTACAGGTACCTATACATGGTTTGATGATCCTCTTGGTAGTATTGTGTTGTCACATAACGCCGTTTATAATACACCTGCATTAACAGGTAACCATACCTACTATGTACAAACTACTGTTAATGGTTGCACCAGCGAAATAAAACCTGTTCCTGTAGTAGTTGGTCAGGCTCCGCATATTATAAGTTCGTCAGGTGATATTGTTTGCAGTGGCACGGCGCTTAACTATACTATTAATACCGATATATCTACACCTGCAATTACATATATATGGAGCAGAGCGGCTGTACCCGGTATCAGTAACCCGCCATCAACAGGAACATCCGCAACTATTTCCGAAACTTTAATGAATACCGATAATACGCCTGTTACTGTAAAATATATCATCACTGCTGCCTCAAACGGCTGTTCGGGACCTCCTTTTACTTACGAGGTTAAGGTTAATCCACTGCCTGTGGTAACCAATAATCCAACGGCCTCAACCTGTAACGACACTCCTCATAATTTTACCATTGCGTTTAGCCCTGACAATGGCGGAGTGAGTGCCACCTGGAGCAGGGCGGCTGTAGCAGGTATAAGTAACGCAGCGGTATCGGGCCAAACAGCAGCTGTTATAAAGGAGGTATTGCATAATACCACCGTAGCCCCGGTTGATGTTACCTATGTGTTTAATTATAAAACTGCCAACTGCATTGGAACGCCTTTTAATTTAGTAATGACAGTAAAACCTGAAGTAAGTATTACCAGCGAACCTACGGGAGGAGCTTGCAGCGGGGCTTCTGTAAATTACAGTATAAAGTCAAACATAGAATCGGCCGCATTTACTTGGAGCCGAGAGGTGGTGACAAATATCAGCAACCCGGCTGTAAGCAATCAAACAAGCAGTACTATTGATGAAAAGTTAATTAATACCAGTACCATACCGGTAAAAGTTACTTACAATATTGTACCAACCGCTTTTGGTTGTACTGGTGATGCGTTTACTTATGTGGTTACTGTAAACCCCCAACCCGCGAAACCCGTGGCTAACAGTAACTCCCCGGTTTGCGTAGGAAATACTATCCAGCTCCGGACACCTACTGTTGCAAAGGCAAGTTATATGTGGACAGGGCCAAACGGGTACACATCCACGGCTCAAAATCCTGATATTAATAATGCAACTACAGCCAATAACGGAACTTATAATTTATATGTTACCGTTAACGATTGTACCAGTCCGGCCGCCCCGGCGGATGTTAAGGTAAATGAACTTCCGCATGCCGACGCCGGTCCCGACCTAACCAAATGTATAATCACTACAGCTATACCGCTTCAGGGTAGTGTTACGGGTGGTACAAACACAGGTATTTGGACTGCACCCGAAACCGGAGGTACATTTTTACCTTCGAGCGACGATTTACATGCCCAATATATTCCATCAACGCAGGATAAAGCGGCCGGAACGGTTACCCTTACCTTATCATCAACCAGTAAGGACAATTGTGCCATTTCAACCGATGAAATGACAATTAACTTTAAGCCATCACCGGCTACCGACGCGGGTGACGACAGGCAAGTGTGTATGCAGGATGAAAGTGTAAAACTCGAGGGCCAGGTTTTTATACCGGGTGGAGCTACATGGAAAACATCTGGTACCGGTACTTTTAGTCCTTCCGAATCGCAACCCGACGCGTTTTATATACCGAGTGCGGCAGATAAGCAAAGTGGTTCAGTTAAGCTGACGCTTACTGCAAATGTAACCGGAGTATGTGATATTCCGTCTGATGAAATGACTATTAAATTCATCCCTCCCCCAACTTTAAATGCAGGCGGCACCAGGTATGTGCTGCGCGACAAAACAATAACCCTTACACCAACGGTAAGTGATGAAAATGTGCAGTATTTATGGACACCTGCAACAGGTTTAAGCAGTAATACCGTAAAAAATCCGGTATTAACCGGTGATGTTGACCGTACCTACACACTGCAGGTAACCGATTCGAGAGGTTGCGTTACCACAGATCAAACGTTTGTAAAAGTATCACCCGTATTGATAGTTCCAAACACGTTTACACCCAATGGCGATGGGTTTAATGACTTTTGGGATATCCGGGGGCTTGTGGCCTACCAGGATGCTGTAATTGATGTATTTAATCGTTACGGGCAGCCGCTATTCCACTCCGTAGGTTATCCGAAAGCCTGGGAAGGTACTTATAATGGTCAGCCTGTACCGGCCGGAACCTACTATTATAAAATCAATACCAATGTTAACGGACAGGTGTTGTCGGGCTATGTAGTGGTGATGCGGTAA
- a CDS encoding tetratricopeptide repeat-containing sensor histidine kinase: MKRLSIALVIFLSTFWITGYAQQNANNKRYTDSLQHLLSVAHTDTGKASILFKLSDYWANIDAGKAIQLANQSLQLDLKKSIYEGLAHFYLGGAYFDRDLLRSQQEYMKADTLLSIYSTKEAWLYRSRAWHNYSIIEQRKDNGKGYTDILLNKAIPLAVKAGDSIRVAIDYMDVGLGFMNYEDHSRAIYYYNMAIRMLISQGKKDERLADCYVNMAKANILMGNVKAAKPFLDKAFRILSPMVDSPYLPAYYLVNGMYHNRSAEWEKANAALDAGITLANKLNMPYDINSMLYEKYEVYRGQNNLKAAKAVLMNLYNRQHIVPLKRNRQEILHELAQTEASLGNMKAAYQWLTEYNSLADSIYKAKTKTDIAALDAKYQSAEKEKEILILYNRSNIQKILFVCGSVLFLGIIFFLVYRLKQRKVKTEQQLSSLQQKQQIEIANALLEGEERERSRLARDLHDGLGGMLAGVKLNLSQATHHPALRTEDAGLNKVIIQLDDSVSELRRIARNMMPESLMRSGLQVALNDLCESFSGGTVKVELQMLNILSTIPQQTQITIYRIVQELLNNALRHARASEIFVQCSQTEDQFFITVEDDGVGFDKTALQNKKGIGLRNIQNRVDFLRGKLDIDSKPGKGATINIEISTG, from the coding sequence TTGAAAAGACTATCTATAGCACTGGTTATATTTTTATCCACGTTCTGGATAACTGGGTATGCACAACAAAATGCGAACAACAAGCGCTACACAGATAGCCTGCAGCATTTGCTCAGTGTTGCACATACCGACACCGGCAAGGCTTCGATTTTATTTAAACTATCCGATTACTGGGCAAATATAGACGCCGGCAAAGCCATTCAGTTAGCCAACCAATCTTTACAGCTCGATCTTAAAAAGTCCATTTATGAGGGGCTTGCTCATTTTTATCTCGGCGGCGCCTATTTTGATCGCGATCTGCTTCGAAGTCAGCAGGAATATATGAAAGCAGATACCTTACTAAGTATTTATTCTACCAAAGAGGCCTGGTTATACAGGTCAAGGGCATGGCATAACTATAGTATTATTGAACAAAGAAAAGATAACGGCAAGGGCTATACCGATATTTTATTAAATAAAGCCATACCATTGGCTGTAAAAGCCGGAGACAGCATAAGGGTCGCGATTGATTATATGGATGTTGGACTGGGCTTTATGAATTACGAAGACCATAGCCGGGCTATTTATTATTACAACATGGCAATACGCATGCTGATAAGTCAGGGAAAAAAAGATGAGCGCCTTGCGGATTGTTATGTTAACATGGCCAAAGCTAATATATTGATGGGTAATGTTAAAGCTGCAAAACCCTTTTTAGATAAAGCTTTCAGAATATTATCGCCGATGGTTGATTCTCCGTACCTGCCGGCTTATTACCTGGTAAATGGCATGTACCATAACCGCTCTGCCGAATGGGAAAAGGCTAACGCTGCTTTAGACGCGGGGATAACATTAGCCAATAAGCTAAACATGCCTTACGACATAAATTCGATGCTGTATGAAAAATACGAGGTTTACAGGGGACAAAACAATTTAAAGGCTGCCAAAGCGGTTTTAATGAATTTATATAACAGGCAGCACATAGTACCGCTTAAACGCAACCGGCAGGAGATTTTACATGAACTGGCCCAAACAGAAGCCAGCCTGGGCAATATGAAGGCTGCATACCAATGGCTTACCGAATACAACTCGCTTGCCGATAGTATTTATAAAGCTAAAACCAAAACAGATATAGCCGCTTTAGATGCCAAATATCAATCGGCCGAAAAAGAAAAGGAAATATTAATACTGTATAACCGGTCGAACATTCAGAAAATATTGTTCGTGTGCGGGTCGGTTTTATTTTTAGGTATCATATTTTTCCTGGTTTATAGGCTTAAACAGCGAAAGGTAAAAACCGAACAACAACTAAGTTCGCTGCAACAAAAACAACAAATTGAGATTGCCAATGCATTACTTGAAGGAGAGGAGCGGGAGCGAAGTCGCCTGGCACGCGACCTGCATGATGGTTTAGGCGGGATGCTTGCCGGTGTTAAACTTAACCTGTCGCAGGCAACCCATCACCCTGCGCTACGGACAGAAGACGCCGGATTGAATAAAGTGATAATCCAATTAGATGATTCGGTATCGGAACTGCGGCGCATAGCTCGGAATATGATGCCCGAATCATTAATGCGGTCGGGGTTACAGGTGGCATTAAATGATCTTTGTGAATCATTTTCGGGAGGAACTGTGAAAGTAGAACTTCAGATGCTCAATATTTTAAGCACTATTCCCCAGCAAACTCAAATTACCATTTATCGTATTGTACAGGAGCTGTTGAATAACGCGCTAAGGCATGCTCGGGCATCGGAAATATTTGTTCAGTGCAGCCAAACCGAAGATCAATTTTTTATTACCGTTGAAGATGATGGTGTAGGGTTTGACAAAACGGCATTACAAAATAAAAAAGGCATAGGGCTCAGAAATATTCAAAACCGGGTAGACTTTTTAAGGGGCAAGCTCGATATTGATTCGAAACCGGGAAAAGGCGCTACTATAAATATTGAAATTAGCACGGGGTAA